The sequence TGCGGTAGTAGACGCGTGGTGACGCGCTGAAGCTGCCGCTTTGCCAGTCGTACCCCACTTCCAGTTCGTGGCTTTTTTCCGGCTTTAGTTCGGTGTTGCCGGTGTACACGCGGCCATCAGCGAGGCCGGCGGTGGATTCCATGGGTAACCAGAGGTAGCGCTCCTGATACGACGGTGAGCGGGTTTTCTGGCCGACTGCGCCGTACCAGCCGTTGCTGTGGTGCAGGCGGATTACCGCATCCAGATTGGTATCGCTCTGGGCGCGCTCCGCGTTGTTAAAGTTATCGCGCAGGGTGGCGGCTGCGGGCATCATCATCGCCGGGGTGCCGCCGACTTCTGCCGCGTCCATCGCCACCCGGTTAACACGCACACCAACCTCGGACGACAGTGCGCCCAGGGGCGCCGTGTACTCGGCAAATACTCCGCTAACGGTGCGGCTGGCATCGTTAAAGTTAATCACGAAAAATGCGGGTGCATTGGGGTTGTCGATATCTGAGTTGTGGCGCTCGTCGTGGTAGTCGGCGCCCAGCGTCCATTTACCCTGCTGTGCCTGTAACTTGAAGCCACGATTTTCGCCGGTCGCAGTGTTGCGGCGGTACATGGCGGGCATCATGGGCGGCTGCCGGGAGGCGTAGTTGGTCATACCGTGGTCGATGTTGCTGCCATAGGCTTGCGCCTCGATTTGCCAATTGCCCTGATAGCGGTAGCTGAGGTTGAACAGGTCGCTGTCGATATAGCCGATATCCATCGGCAGTGCGGGGGTGCCGGTGGTGCCGGTGTTGTTGCGGGCAAGGTCCAGTGACCATTGGTGCTTGCCGTGTTTCAGGCTGTAGCCCAGATCAGCGCGGTCGCGCTGGTATTCCGTGGGGTGTAAGTCGCCATCGGGAAAGGGCGCATCGTCAGCGCTTTCACTGAGCAGCTGCAGCTTCAGCTTTTGCGTACGCGATGCCAGTGCCAGATTCGCGCTGGCCAGAGTCGCGTTGTTGCCGCTTTGTGCCCCGAGGTTGATATTGCCGTTAATGTCCAGCGTGTCTGTGCTGGCGAACTGGCCTTGCCAGGTTTCCGCGTCTATCGCGCCGCCGATGGTTTCCTGCCCGACACTGACCGGAGCAATCCCGCGATACACCGTAAGGGTTTCCAGCTGCGCTGCGGGCGCGTAGGACAGTGGTGGGTCCATCCAGTTGGGGCCGCCAGCACTGATACTTTGCCCGTTAACCGTGACGCCAACGCGTGCGCCGTA comes from Teredinibacter turnerae and encodes:
- a CDS encoding TonB-dependent receptor plug domain-containing protein; the protein is MNKLPFALFAPLLGSAAVWAAEPALEETLVEGQTNKHEIVISERSDFAPDSAQLLSKAPGATANGNGPLTGIPQVRGMYGARVGVTVNGQSISAGGPNWMDPPLSYAPAAQLETLTVYRGIAPVSVGQETIGGAIDAETWQGQFASTDTLDINGNINLGAQSGNNATLASANLALASRTQKLKLQLLSESADDAPFPDGDLHPTEYQRDRADLGYSLKHGKHQWSLDLARNNTGTTGTPALPMDIGYIDSDLFNLSYRYQGNWQIEAQAYGSNIDHGMTNYASRQPPMMPAMYRRNTATGENRGFKLQAQQGKWTLGADYHDERHNSDIDNPNAPAFFVINFNDASRTVSGVFAEYTAPLGALSSEVGVRVNRVAMDAAEVGGTPAMMMPAAATLRDNFNNAERAQSDTNLDAVIRLHHSNGWYGAVGQKTRSPSYQERYLWLPMESTAGLADGRVYTGNTELKPEKSHELEVGYDWQSGSFSASPRVYYRKVSDYIQGTESTSMAAIMLVEMMGMNPYKPLQFNNVDAEFYGFDMDARYTINAHWEVQTLLNSVRGKRTDIDDNLYRIAPDNATLALNFATSGWGASAETRLFAGQREVSASQGEKPTAGYAIANISAYWQPVGTLKLTLGVNNLFDKSYQDHLAGYNRVSGADIATGERLYGYARHAYLRLSYQL